AAATAGTTTTGCGACTGACGCGACGAAAAATGTTGTGGTCGCAAAAACCCTCGTCGGTGTAGCGACGGCTTAGCGACTACGGTTTTGCGACTGCtatgaattttttttgcgaCTAACACGGTATCCGTCGCATTAATTTTACGACGGCTGTGCGACTGACGAGAATATTTCTTTAGCGACTAATATTTCAGTCGCAAAAATAAGCCTTATGTCTTCTATTTTGTGTTCATTTCTCATTTCTTATGTCTCTGGTTTCAATTTAACAGGGGTTGTATTAGTGGTTTTTCTATAATATAGTCTAGTCCACTCCTcttctttctctttctattGCAATTCAATTTCAACTAGTACTATAAAAAAAGAGTCAATTTCAACTAGTATTAGACAATTACAACATTAGTAGGTTGAAGTGTTGAGATGTTATTTACTCTGTagcttttaaataaaatagttcaaATATATATAGAGAGGAAATTACATACTTGGGCTATGAGTTAACAAATACCAAACTGATACGGTAAGAGAACTAATTTGGTTCTCCCCTTCGATAGTAACTACCCCAAATCATAAATTTGCATAACCAGAATGCATTAAAAAGGGTTATCTAGAAATATTACCCAAAATGCTAAAGGTTTCTTATTAAAAATTTGTCTACTTAAATTCGAAATGTACCTAACATGAACTCGTTCCATTGGTACAGCAATATCAGGGGGTCCTTTGCCTTCTTACAATTTTgatttaatttcattttattGTTATAACAACAAAGAATTTTTTGTTTTATGAAAAGCTTTCTACAAATAATACTATAAAATTGTGAGTGCATTATATAATTAGTAATGCAAGCTTTTCAATCTTTAATGATTTCCAATCTTGAATACACTGGAAAAGATAATCATACTCTTTAATGATTTCCAATCTTCAATACACTGGAAAAGAGTGACAAATTACCTGATGTTGACATTTACTTTAGTACTTTAATCATAAGGATGAAAGTGTATTAGAACAAATTCACATTTTTcttgttaattaattgtaatcTAGAATCCAGAAGTCCGATGCAAACGAGCTAATTAATTAGTTTCAAGAAGCTAGCCATAGAACACAAGGatcaataacaataatatagaATTCGAAGTTTCTAACTAATACTTCATCCCAAAATATTTTGATTCAGTGTTGTAAGTCAGAAAGTTCCAGCTCCTCAACTGGTGTGCTTTTCTACCCTAATCTGGCAGTCATACAAGGTCTGGTATTTGGAGCTACACCTTATCTTTGAAACTCCAAAATCCTGCTGCCCTCTTCCTCCTAAATGCTACAGTCCTACTCTTAGTCTGCAACCccgtaattttaaatttataatctgCAGCCTTATACAACTTAGTCATATGCAAGCAGTTCACTAGGAATCAAAGGACTCCACTAATACTACCCGAAATCAATCCGTTTTTTTCTTAGATAGAAAACTACCCGAAATTATAAAATTGCAAATCTAGAAAGCTTTAACAAGGGTTATCTAGGGTTTGTAAATATAATTGGCAAATAAATTAAGCAAATATATCCATAAAAAATcacccaaacttaaaaattgggAAATGCAGGAAGGACGAGTAtgaaagaaaaggaaagaaatcaaagaaaaattgaTTGTTCACCCTTACCTGGGATGAGGCGCGGTGGCGACACCGACGACAAGAGTCAACGGAGAGTTGGAACAGACGTGTGACTGATGACGAGACTAAGGCGAGATGGAAAAGACGCGCATCTGACCGGCGAGATGGTGGTAGAAGTCAGTCACCCTTTTGGGGTATGGTGTGTCAGAACCGAGAAGGTAGGAAGTTGAGATTTGGACTCtactttttgggttttttttaatagataaaaattataaatattttaaatgtaTTTGCGATTACCAAGTTAGTCGCACATTCGGTCGcagaaatattttaaaataattttacctTTAATTTACGATTTGCGACAGCATTTTAGTCGCAAAATTCACAATAGTAGTAGCAAAGTTGCGACTACTTAGCGACCATCACAATAGTAGTCGCCAACACTAATTTTTGCGACTGAAATTTTTTATAGTCGCAAAAACCCggatttcttgtagtgttgatGGTGATTGCAAAGGGGGACAATCAAGAGAGACAAagcaaaaggtcttgtgcgcacaaggtgtacaataaatttattgtacaccaagataactttaaccttttttttttgtaactttaacctagttttgattaacttttatattagtaaaaaaaaattgatagataaatattttaaaggtttaaatgattaattttatacattattagttagtttgaagaaataagttttactaaaatgaaaaaatttatcactgaaaaatagataacttttacatatatatgcttaacttttgagcatttttagttaacttttactccggtgtacaatatttattgtacacccattgtaaataagaatttgtggagACAAAGACATGTCACATGACTTCTATCCAAACGTCTTTAGAAGGAAGACCTGTCGTTATATATTTTCCAAATGAATATTTACCTAAACTTATGTGAAGAATAAAGGAAATAAGGTCACTCGCTAACATTATGACACCACTACACAAAATTCTTGATAGATATCCGTTCAGTAAAAATTCATTATAGGCTATTTTtggttttgagtttttttttttcccggagcaaaaagagtttttgtgataaattttaactTATTGACTTTTTCAAAACGCTATTTTAAGTGTTTGGTTAGAAGTTGTTTGAAGGAGCTTTTTAGCTCATCCTATGAGCTTTTAAAACATTTTTTGCTTTTTGGTTATTTTGTACCGAAACAACTAATGGCTATTAAATAATTTTACAAAAATCACTAAATTGACCCATCAGTCAAACTAGATAACGCAATAACCTAGTTAAACTAGCTAATACAATCGGATAGCAACTCGTAGCCAAACAAGAGCACAACTTTATTGTTTATTTAAGTTATTTAGTATATCCTCTTTTGTTTctcaaagtaatttgataaaACAAAAACCAATGTACAATGCAAGAGACTTGGGATCAAATTCTCCTTTTCCCTTCCCTTTGTTAAAACTAACTAGTATGTAACCCGGGCGTTGCTCCAGAGTTTGATTTTTATtcggttttttttaaaatatatgcACGTAGAGTggtgtcatcatcaaatttCGGTGGTGACATAAGATTAATGGCCGATCAACAACCCCCGATTAAACCCCACAtccaaaaatctaaacaaagtcggatcattttcttcaaagtaataattgtacatttatgaattaaataatcattccttttttttgcattcacttttattcaatgtattgtttattgtaaaaagaatatataggcttatatggaaagatacgcaatttagaaggtggactatggtgcacatagagctacgtgcaccaaaagaacacagtatataattgaaagaacatctggttacgagaaaagaatatgagtattttttttatttaggttttaataaatagtaaaataataaattatttttataataaaaaaatgaaatattatatcgcatgttcttttgccgtAGTGTCGTGTTCTTTTACTTATGCAcacatgttcttttggtgcacgtagctctatgtgcaccacggtccatagtccacgaatTGGGAAAGATACTACATAAGTAGTAGTtggttaaaatggtaagaagtgtaacttttaacaaagaggtttGGTGTTCGATCCTAATTAGatgttttttggttgtaatGACATGTCATGATGCTAACTAGTGGTGATGTGGCGTAATAAGAAGAGGTttacgtgacacgtatacgttcttcaaaacgtcttttaatatattagtatagataactAAGTAACTTCTATAGGAATTTCCATAACTCTAATTTACCATTAAACTATCAAGTCCTTTTTTCTCCATCTTCTTTTGAAAGTCCAAATGAAACATCATATCaatgaaaattagaacaaaattgGCATTTACCTGAATAGCAAATACAACTGTGCAAGTGGTAGTTGCTGCTACAAGCCTATAATGCTGTTGGCACAAAATTATACTGTTTTTCAATTGACCTAAACACTAGCTAGTATAACATTCTCCGAGATGGTACAAAATCGCAAGCTATAACCCTAAAGGTTAGGTATATTTATGTAGCTCTAAACCTTTCTCGTATATCACACTCccattgttgaataaatatCACGATCGATAGGGCCATGAAAGATTAAGAGCTTTCCTAGTTACAAAGCCTAGGAGCCTTGAGAAGATGGACACTCCTCACAAAACCGTTACCAGCTTCACCAACGGCTTTCAAGATGTCTGTAGCATCTTTACTATCTTCATCTCGATCTCGTTTCTGCAATCAGAGAGATATATAACAAAGACATCAACAAACGAGTTCAAAGTTGAACCACACACCAATCAGAGACGTAAATTTTGCAGCATCTAGTGCTAAAACACACCTTTGATGCAGATTTGTTCCATGTTATACCAATAGCATCACCACCCAAAGAATCGTACCACAGATTGAACGAATTCGGGAACCCTCCCTGTATAGATAAAAAATAGGCGATGGGAAAAAGCAAAAAAAGGACAAGAAATTATAAATgcactagattaggtcccgtgcacgcacagatatctatactatatattaaaaggcgtttaaaaGAAAGTTTATGTGACATGTGGCGCCCTTCTTATGGGTGGTTCGCTCCATGTAATCTtcatatacataaaaaaaaatatcaaacatggtttgcataaggtttgaacccttgaccttgagtttaaacaataaaaccttTACTACTAAGTTATTACATAtgttcatgttatcattgcaaaaaaaacatataagtaaatgtgaatatgattaatgtagtaacccggggcatcgcccgggcccaaaaactagttataaaattataatttgaccatttttataaaatatttgagtAAAAAGGAATTGTTTTAAAATAAAGTAGTATGAAGTACAAAAGATTTTCAAAGGATTAATAAAAGTTTAGTCAAATATACAAATCTTTTCCATAAAAAGTTATTGAtacaaataaatgaatagaaaaataaaaataaagttttgGCGGGTATATTTTTGaccaggaagtgacacgtgtTATTCATGGTGTCAgctttagtataatgtaatagataaaACCTGCTTACCTGTATATCCATAAGATAGCATTGTAGAGGGTCAAAATCCACCATTATCTTTGTTTTTATAACATCCAAGCCTCCTTTCACATCCTTGGGCCTAAAAATGGGTGAGAAGTAATTGCTAGGATTTCCACGGGCCACATATTTGCCTATGAATATGTTAATCATCAGAATTGCATAGAGGGCAGATAAACGAACCATAGATTGGAGATAACTTCAAAGAACTATGATAGAAAAGGTGGTACTATTGccctatactccctccgtatttaattaaaagatacattTCCCATAACCGCcgtctttaattaaaatatacactTCCTATTTTTGGCATGTCATGGTCCacacttccaattatattaatttttttctccCTCTTGTAGTCCTCACACTTACTCGCATCCTCTTCTtactacaataaataattcatccactttcaatttcttacaataaataataacctaatacccactttcatcttatattttaataaattcaatttaccctcctaaaactacgtgccggtcaaactgtatcttttaattaaatacggaaGGAGTATAAAACTGGATACCTTCTTTAACCTCAGACGGAAAGAGGAGACGTTGTGGATATGCTAATTTGTCTCTGTGTAGAAGAACTACAGCATCATAGTTGTTTAAAGGAGTCCGGAAAAGACACTGTGATGCAAGAAAGAAAGTGAATAATCCACATTATATAAAGGATTTACGAATTATTGAATCAAGTTAGTATCTTTCTCACCTCCCATCCATGTGAATCATAATGATCTTGCTCTACGAGTTTTGTCAACAGATTAGCACTGCTCCGAGCATAAGCAACCAACCTTTTAAGCCCCTTATACATCAAAACCAATAGCGTGGATAATTTAAACACAGAACTAAGGAACATCATTACTATTTACAAAAATGTTTGGGACAATCAAACAGTGACAGATCCGTAAATTGTACTAAGTGGGGTCACTATtacaaaaattaatgaaaaattaactagATTAAGTACTTTTTAATACTCCGTACGAATTAAAACTTAacattattcaattttttttggccAAGTGACCCCACTTGGTATACATTGGCTCCGCcactgcaatcaagaccacctATACTTTGAGATGTACACAAACAGATCTTGTGTTCTAGAATAGTACGCTAATCATTTCAATCAAAAGCTCCAACTAGATCCTATGGAGAAGAGTTCCTTCAAATTTAGCAAACTTCATTTTGAAAGGGGGTATTTAGGTTGAATTGAAGGTAATAGCGGTTGTGTGGTTATTAAAACTACAGATTTTGTTGCTTAACTTATAAAGTCGTAAGAACGGTTTAGCTGAAATACTCACCAAGGGATTTGGTGACGAAGATGTCCAAGCTTCAGAACACTTATCATAGGTCGTACCTAAAAATATTGCAGGGATTGCTTCACTAACACTGCCTTCATGAGCTTTTCTACTTGACATAAAGTTCTTCTGCAAACAATATATGGTAACAAATCCACGGTCACGTTGTTGAAGGTGAAGAAAATTTTGAGTTTAGACACGGTAAATAAACTACATAATCCACAATCCGTACATTGATCTCTGTCACATTATCAGCAGTCATGTCACCATTTATATCAACGATCAAAGGAGAGAATTTCCAATCATACTCGGACAACAATCTCAAGAACCTGAAAACCAAATATTTATGTCAAATGAAAATCTTCATGGAGAAAAGACAGGATACCTGATAAAAGAAAAAGTTAAAGGAAGCTTCATTTTTTAGTTTGAAGGCGATACATAAATTTGCAAATGACATACTTCCACATTGTCCAGACATTATCAAGCAAACTGACATGCTTAGATAGAATCAGAATTAATGTATTGGCAAGAAAGTTAGGCCATAGAGGAGCTATCAGGATAAGGAAGATTTCCGGCTGTTGTATCTTGTATCCTAATATTAGAGTCTTAGTAGGCTAAAAAACAATCTACAATGCATAACAATGTAGTCATGCGACCTACTGTATTCTACTGACActaatccccccccccccccccccccccctacaaAAGTTGAAGATATATACAAAAAAGGCTCACCTAACCAACTTTCCCTCCTTTGTCAAAAAAATAACAAACCATACAGACACAAAGTTCAATGTACTTGACAAAGAAGAACAATTAGGACTCTTAAGGAGAAGAATGTTTTGGCTTCTTGCTCGAACTTGAATCATTCAATGAAATTATTTATGCTAACTGATAAAAAAATTAGACCGGTTTTCTTGCTTACGTGGACGGTAGTATGGGAATTAATATAACATGGGGTGACTCGTCTATATAGCACACTCAAAAATTCATGCACATTTGTTTGAGCTACAGTGTTGCATTCTCCACATAATGCAACAGGATATGGTCAACCAAATCAACCAACAGGAATCAAGTTGAAAGTATGCAGACCATTCCAACATCATAACCAATATAGCACCACCCATACAGAACCTGGAGGTAGGTAAAGTTCAAGGTAAAAAATCCATCATGGAAATAGGAGAGATCTAACCTCAAAAAACCTGTAATCCTCGAGTTAGGAGCACAGAATGGTTTGAAATTCAGAAATAAATGAGCTACTAAGAGCTCAATAGCCTCACTTTCCAAGCAAGCAGAAAAGAGGTGTGAAGCTGCCCATCGTTTTGCAAGCCTTCACAAAGAAGTACACATTAGTTTCACTGGAAGATCAAGCAAGAGATATAAATAAAGCCATAAAGGTATACCTGACTACTGGACCATAAACGGGACACCGCCCCTGCAAACCATTGATCATGCTAGAATGCTGACTACGAATGAAAAGTTTCTTGTCTATGGAAGACACGCGCTTGACTTGATTTCCTTCAAGCAAAAAATTAATATCCTTTTTAGTGAACGGTGAACCCCAAAATTATGAAACCACAAATAATGGAGTATCAGATGCTTAACACTCACCCTCTCCTTTCACCAAACTCAGGCCCCTCTCGTGTAAAATCTTTAGCCGGAAAGCATATCCAGAAAGCAACACATCCACATCATCTTCAGTGGCAATGCAGCTGACATCCCACTTTTTTTGAAGACTGACAAAAGGGAAAGTTGTCAATCACTTAGAATATGGTATACAATAATAGTACACTACTCACAATATTACAACCGGGATGCCCGTTTAACTTCTGTATTCATCTCATTCCTCTTATTACCTTTCTCCAATCTTTAGAAGGAAAGCAGATTTAGTCTTTTCAGTGGCCAATTCATCCATTGGCCAATTTCCTGACCCCTCCAACtaacaataaaaatcaaaaaacgATTAGGAGAAACTATagcaaaaaaacacaaaaaccataTTTTTCATATGTTAGGAAGCAAAGGAAACGGCGAGATTAGAAAGAAAAGTCTAATCTTTAGATATACTACCTGAATCAAAACTTCCATTGGTTGTACACAGGTTGCAGCAACCTTTACCGATCTTGATATGAAGGTTTTATCTCCAGCCAGAGGATGAGGCTCGGGAGGGAAAACAGCAGTGCACCTGAAAGCTGTAATTACTCATAAGAATAAAATACATCACATTAAATGCTAAACCAATAGCCAGAAAAAACTTGAACTTAGAAGAACAATAAATGCAATAAGTTAGGTGCTTAGATAAAAGCAAGCTATAATAAAGGCGTTGGATGAACAACAAAACTGACCCGAAATAAAATCCCCAGTTCCTCGATCTAAATTTTTTCCTAGGGCATACTTAAACTGctatcaaatttcaaattcaagaaaacaGAGTTCTTACTCAGTAAGTTCTTCATAGATTCAAAGAGAAATAGACAAAACAAAACATGAGGAATTTTATGGATATTATCAATATCAAGTCCTGCATAAATCATTGAATCAATTAAAAATGGACAGTTCCTAGCAAAGTAAAGAAGGTAACATACTACTATCATCTTGAAGAAAGGGGACATAAGTAATAAACCTTTTCTCTTTAGGGAATTGAACTAATCAAGACATGATATGTCCAACACTAATCCAACATAATAGTAAATGCACAGAGAGTATTACTAGAACACCTTAAGAGAAAAACTACCGTGAAGCAAAGCTTGTTTACAGTGATTAGGCGTCTGTTAGACAttcaactcatttcaatctGCTAAATATTTGATAAAACACACTACAAAGTAACAGAATAATCCTCTCCCGGTATGGAAGAAAGCCCATCGAGCTCAAGGAAAACGGGCCTGGTTTTATACCAACATACCAATGTCGCACCCATCTTTGGaaaattattatgaaaaaatacAAGTGAACACCATTCCTCACAAAGTCAGAAGTAGACTTGCCAAAGGGGTCAAAATTAGGCAGGGATAACCAGGACTCAAAGCACCAACCAGGGCCGAGTTGTTataatatttcaagtttcatCTACAACTAGGACTATTTTTTTctagaaaaatataaatttgaaattgtatttttttttaatgcaaAGTAATGTTTGACGCTTGCgctttttaatatttattaatggAGAAGGGCTgctctaaaaaagaaaaaaaatatcaaaatattaATGTTAGAAAGGTTCGGAACTGTGACCAAGGAGACAAAGGCTACTTAACTAGACTCACCCCACGGCCCCACCACTGCAACAAGCTTACTTAATCTATAAATTGTGCTGAAACGTGATATCTTAGTTTTAAAAGGTGCACCAAGGCGCACAAGGTCCGTGAAGCCTTGGCGCAAGGCAAAGGCGCGTGCCTTTTGGGTATGAGGCTCCCCTTTTTTGTAATATTATTTCTACTTATCTTATACTAGTTCAAATAAGATCTTATACTAGTTCAAATAAGAGGGGAGGACCACTTAATTACTCACCTGCCACTAAATAAAACAAAAGGgtaaaaagaaatataaactTGACTGAAGCAAAGGCACGTGAAGCTGGATCAGTAAATAAATGTAAAACTAGAAAGTAAAAGAGAAAAATGCAAAAAGTGGCTGatgaaagagagaaagaaaaggtCGAGCATAAGAAGAAAGCAAGGGACACAAATCGAGGACGACACAAACCCGAAAATGCTTCACTGGGGTCGGCCACTTGAAGATCCATGCCGGCAACCATCAAAGATCGCTCGCCAACCATCAAAGATCACTCGCCAACATTCTCTGTCATCACCAGTGAGTGACCGACAACATTTGCTacctaattttaattttttttttttaataattaaggGTTTCAGTTTAGGGGTTGAAATTGGAGTAAATATATGCAATTAGTTGAGGGCTTTTACTCGAATTTGCATCATAAAGAAAGGGTAAGAGTTAATTtggattttttctttttggttttttttaaagtatttcTAACTCGGTTATCCTCAATCAAACAAAGGAGCACCACCTTGAAGCGTGCGCCTTCTCGAGCCTTCTGGAATGTGTTGCGCCTTGGCGAGAGATGCTCTATGGCCTGCGTCTGGAGGCTAGGCGCGCCTTGGGCgcactttttaaaactaagcttGATATATAAAAAACGCTGTTTGGGCAAGAACTTTAACAAGAAGTTTGGTATAGAGGCCTGGCCCCCTTCGGTCCCGATGGAGCTCCTTCCCTGCAGCCAGGTCGTGTTTGGGTGTAATTAGAGGATTCCAGAATCAAGTCGTTTTTGGGTTAAACAACGTTGGTTCATGACCAAAAGCTTCAGGCTCTAGTTGACCCTTTTAAGACGTCCTTTCTAATTCCATTTTTTAGTATGATATGTATAACTTATGTTACTCGGACACTGGTACATGTCCAAGTGTTAGGTTAAATTGTGAAATATTTCCATGACTTTAACCCAAAATGAAGTGTCGAAGTGTCTGCACCCATGTCCGTGTGTGAGGATCCGACACGGGTTtaggtaaaatgaagagtccgAGTAACAGTGTATAACAATCTCCCATTAAGATATAAAGAATATATAAGCCAAATAACAAATCATATTAAACAAACATTTATAGCAAAATGGCACAAATAAAATCACATAAATGTTGTCTTATTCCAGTTGAAACCGTGTCAAACCCAAAAGACAGTAACATCCCGGTATTTTGTGACAATTAGTTTTCATCATCTCATTTAACTACTATAAAGACAATGGTTACAAGGCCACTCATGTCAAAAACGGATTGGGTCAAGTTCAACCAAATAATTTCAGGTTGATAGTGGATTGGGTTTGGATAAATCAATCTTGGATCACAAAAATTTAATCAAAACCAACTATTTCAGATTGGGTTAGGGTCGAGTATcaggtcgggtcgatttttcagTGCTCCACAAACTGCAGCAAGAATACCAGAGCCTTATCCGAAATGAATGGAGTCAGCTACAAGGACAAAGACATCATGCCCAACTACCCATAAGTCGATCACATAAATCATTCTCCTCGACTCACCCTAAAATAAAGCAATATGACCAACAGACCCAATTGTACTTTAGAAAGAGACAAAACCTGAATCTAAGGGTTGAACGCTAGATATCTTCAAGGGAATATCATCCAAAAGGCGCAAGTGCTTGGCTAAAGCTTCATAGGCTTCAAGTAAGCCTCCGGTATATGATATAGGATCTGGAAAATTAAAGGCACCACACTTTGAAATAGAAGGATAGAAAGGCCGAATTGGAGCCAGAAACAAACAATAAAGTCAAGTTAAAGCCAGAGATAAGTAAAATACCTGCACCACCATGACACAGAGAAAAATCAAGCTGATCTGCACTAACAACTACATTTTCTATCGACAGAGAAAGATGACGTGATAATACATGCTCAACAATTTTCTTTACAATTTGATGCTTCTCCCACTGCTTGTATTTCCACACTGTTCAATAGGATGAAAAGAAGAGTGACAAATAAGCTTGACATGTTAAAAGTCATTGCCAGCAACTAACAGAGTGCATTATGATTCATGACTTACCAACACATTCTCCAATGGTACCATCACTAAATCTCCGAAACTCGGACTTTTCTCCCCAAAACTTCCGAAATTTGGCAACCTATTTGAAAATAAATGTCAATAAAGCagcagaaaaacaaaaaaaatggattTAAAATCAAAATGGCATATTAATTACCTCCTGTTTATGCTCGGGGTTAGGGCCTTTATCAACTAATCTAAGAGCTTTTTCCAGGTCACTGATAGCAACACCAATAAGCAATGGTTCTTTATCTAGGGATGAGAACCCCTAAACAAAGCATACAAGTAAATAAATACATTGATAAGGAGGAGAAAATTAAGTTGCGAAAATGGCCAAATTTAAAGCCTGGGTTCCTTACATCTTGAATACGACAATTGCTGGACCAGTTTCTCCAGATGACACGAATGAACTTTGCTCTGTCATTCAAACCCTGGCATAAAAGTGAATGCACCTTCTCCTCATACAATCTCCAACATTCATCATCGACACAATAACCTGATGCATGCACGCCACTGTTTCCCTTCAAGTTCAACCTAACAAACAGAAAAAAGGCAAACAATTACAGTCGTGTCCTAAAGTGAAAAATCATTCCCATGCAATAGCTAAACTGCTAAAGGACATGCATGAAGAGCCTTTATTTTATTCGGAGGGAATACGCATGTAATTTTTAGTCACCAGGAAACGAATAGGCCAAATATCACAAGAGCAGTAAATCTTAAACGCAATAATATATGCTAAACCTctccgcccaaaaaaaaaagataattagAACTTCGAAAAAGTGTTTAAACCATCCTAAAAGCAGCACGTCCAGAAGGGACTGTGTTTAAAAAGTGTTTGATGCAAAAACAAAGTACTTGTTTTAACAACTGCCCAAACCCCTCATTCCAATGTTCTTCAGGTATGCCAATACAAAATGAAATTCATGTCTCAAAAATCAAACTATGTAAGCAAAGAAGGCACAATtagttttgttaaaaaaaaacacaGTGCAAGTAGAGGCACAGAATTGCAACAAGAGAATACAATGAACAGCTAAACTAGAGGAGTCAATGTTCTGTGAGATAATACGGGTCATGCTGCTATATGTGCTTGTTCATTAGCTTTACACTTATGAATAGGATATTAACATCCAATCAATGTGCACAAACTCTAAGTAAGAACCTAAAACAAGAACTTGAGAAAGTAACTTCCAAGACCATCTAATGACTGGCGAAGCACCTGTGTTATTGCAAAAACTATAACCAGATGGGCAACTGCTGAGTAAATTATTTTGGGTACATGGCAAGATAAGTTGTATGGGAATACAAGTAATAGAGTGTCACAGACATACTAAAAGCATGTTAATCACTTAATCGTCACTTTGATGTCAAGTACGTGGAATTTCATCTAAGTAACTACTTCAGactaacaaaaaataataattacctCACACAATAGTCATATTTGGCAGCAAAGTCAGATTTAGTCAAAAAAACTTCTTCAAATCCATTGTCATGACATTTCTGAATACACTCAAGTGTCAAAGCAGCCTCCGCTTGAAGCTGACATGCCAAAACAAAACCATTGTCAAAGAATGCTGACAATCAGAAATTAAGGAAACCACAACAATAAAAGTGA
This genomic stretch from Spinacia oleracea cultivar Varoflay chromosome 3, BTI_SOV_V1, whole genome shotgun sequence harbors:
- the LOC110788652 gene encoding uncharacterized protein isoform X2; amino-acid sequence: MAIEPLGHRVSDLIKEVNLELSPSLTKLVDKTISSIKNVIANIPEDFQVTADEAPGFVRDVGADKVDFKFKKPQFVEIGGSYSIGCIVKPDVNIDLLMRLPKDCFHEKDYLNHRYHAKRFLYLSVIKRYLESSEIVCKIEWSCLQNEACKPIMIIYPGANLPGFSVRIIPTASSLFNITKLNATRNNVRALNQDGVSLPTPKYNSSILEDMFIEEFAELIKEKFHDWEELRKALVLMKVWARQRSSIYSYDCLNGFLMAAIMSYLAANRVGGFFNKSMNAMQIFRVTLGFIASSKSWEKGLVMHHKENCNISREELKEKKQCLKSFPVVICDSSANFNLAFRISKSGFLELQAEAALTLECIQKCHDNGFEEVFLTKSDFAAKYDYCVRLNLKGNSGVHASGYCVDDECWRLYEEKVHSLLCQGLNDRAKFIRVIWRNWSSNCRIQDGFSSLDKEPLLIGVAISDLEKALRLVDKGPNPEHKQEVAKFRKFWGEKSEFRRFSDGTIGECVVWKYKQWEKHQIVKKIVEHVLSRHLSLSIENVVVSADQLDFSLCHGGADPISYTGGLLEAYEALAKHLRLLDDIPLKISSVQPLDSAFRCTAVFPPEPHPLAGDKTFISRSVKVAATCVQPMEVLIQLEGSGNWPMDELATEKTKSAFLLKIGESLQKKWDVSCIATEDDVDVLLSGYAFRLKILHERGLSLVKGEGNQVKRVSSIDKKLFIRSQHSSMINGLQGRCPVYGPVVRLAKRWAASHLFSACLESEAIELLVAHLFLNFKPFCAPNSRITGFLRFLRLLSEYDWKFSPLIVDINGDMTADNVTEINKNFMSSRKAHEGSVSEAIPAIFLGTTYDKCSEAWTSSSPNPLGLKRLVAYARSSANLLTKLVEQDHYDSHGWECLFRTPLNNYDAVVLLHRDKLAYPQRLLFPSEVKEGKYVARGNPSNYFSPIFRPKDVKGGLDVIKTKIMVDFDPLQCYLMDIQGGFPNSFNLWYDSLGGDAIGITWNKSASKKRDRDEDSKDATDILKAVGEAGNGFVRSVHLLKAPRLCN
- the LOC110788652 gene encoding uncharacterized protein isoform X1 gives rise to the protein MAIEPLGHRVSDLIKEVNLELSPSLTKLVDKTISSIKNVIANIPEDFQVTADEAPGFVRDVGADKVDFKFKKPQFVEIGGSYSIGCIVKPDVNIDLLMRLPKDCFHEKDYLNHRYHAKRFLYLSVIKRYLESSEIVCKIEWSCLQNEACKPIMIIYPEGANLPGFSVRIIPTASSLFNITKLNATRNNVRALNQDGVSLPTPKYNSSILEDMFIEEFAELIKEKFHDWEELRKALVLMKVWARQRSSIYSYDCLNGFLMAAIMSYLAANRVGGFFNKSMNAMQIFRVTLGFIASSKSWEKGLVMHHKENCNISREELKEKKQCLKSFPVVICDSSANFNLAFRISKSGFLELQAEAALTLECIQKCHDNGFEEVFLTKSDFAAKYDYCVRLNLKGNSGVHASGYCVDDECWRLYEEKVHSLLCQGLNDRAKFIRVIWRNWSSNCRIQDGFSSLDKEPLLIGVAISDLEKALRLVDKGPNPEHKQEVAKFRKFWGEKSEFRRFSDGTIGECVVWKYKQWEKHQIVKKIVEHVLSRHLSLSIENVVVSADQLDFSLCHGGADPISYTGGLLEAYEALAKHLRLLDDIPLKISSVQPLDSAFRCTAVFPPEPHPLAGDKTFISRSVKVAATCVQPMEVLIQLEGSGNWPMDELATEKTKSAFLLKIGESLQKKWDVSCIATEDDVDVLLSGYAFRLKILHERGLSLVKGEGNQVKRVSSIDKKLFIRSQHSSMINGLQGRCPVYGPVVRLAKRWAASHLFSACLESEAIELLVAHLFLNFKPFCAPNSRITGFLRFLRLLSEYDWKFSPLIVDINGDMTADNVTEINKNFMSSRKAHEGSVSEAIPAIFLGTTYDKCSEAWTSSSPNPLGLKRLVAYARSSANLLTKLVEQDHYDSHGWECLFRTPLNNYDAVVLLHRDKLAYPQRLLFPSEVKEGKYVARGNPSNYFSPIFRPKDVKGGLDVIKTKIMVDFDPLQCYLMDIQGGFPNSFNLWYDSLGGDAIGITWNKSASKKRDRDEDSKDATDILKAVGEAGNGFVRSVHLLKAPRLCN